A region of Aquarana catesbeiana isolate 2022-GZ linkage group LG08, ASM4218655v1, whole genome shotgun sequence DNA encodes the following proteins:
- the LG08H10orf95 gene encoding uncharacterized protein C10orf95 homolog has protein sequence MYHYGFRPQQYYTIMFLQPNTPVPYAFGQYANMHNGPMLPPIQMHNFSSRPYATLSGDPYFSQNGHVEYHHFYGANPQYSMPGWPYGSFNAVPPYNPWMNYNHSQVHPKPAPNTWPEGFTMKGELQWGRLDRVFGVRRELPEFVKEDLRRVYGTYPRTFVSITYQNGEYLVKGDPKVGEQEYTIEKKVIRQPPTPTDSEEELNEDRPNKKRRRKPRR, from the coding sequence ATGTACCATTATGGTTTCAGACCTCAGCAGTACTATACCATAATGTTCCTCCAGCCAAATACACCAGTGCCTTATGCTTTTGGACAATATGCAAACATGCACAATGGTCCCATGTTGCCACCTATACAAATGCATAACTTCAGTAGTCGTCCCTATGCCACCCTGTCAGGAGATCCATACTTTTCTCAGAATGGACATGTTGAATACCATCATTTTTATGGCGCAAATCCCCAATATTCCATGCCAGGCTGGCCCTATGGCTCTTTCAATGCAGTTCCACCATACAATCCCTGGATGAATTACAATCACTCTCAAGTCCACCCCAAACCAGCCCCCAACACCTGGCCAGAGGGCTTCACCATGAAAGGGGAGCTTCAGTGGGGCCGGCTAGACCGAGTTTTTGGTGTAAGACGTGAACTTCCAGAGTTTGTCAAGGAGGACCTTCGTAGAGTTTACGGGACCTATCCCAGGACATTTGTGTCTATAACTTACCAGAATGGTGAATATCTTGTTAAAGGGGATCCCAAGGTTGGAGAACAGGAGTATACCATTGAAAAGAAAGTTATAAGACAACCGCCCACCccaacagactcagaggaggaattGAATGAAGACAGACCTaacaagaaaagaagaagaaaaccacGACGTTAA